In the genome of Myxococcus stipitatus, one region contains:
- a CDS encoding phosphate/phosphite/phosphonate ABC transporter substrate-binding protein: MTLQVPPSSRHSFRFGLPPSLGNETARERADRLAAFLQRALGKLVEVSVASSYETLAKDLLSGRADAAWAPPFVCARMEAMGVRVVVRGVRRGMSSYRSALVCRAGAGLTLDRLKGTTAAWVDRDSVAGYLLPTAYLKAQGVEPARAFFAQHFTSSYRGALEAVLDGKADVASVFCPPASTGLTYTTGVEDVLGAGAGRRFELIAYTDEAPNDGVPVAMGLAPQLVTALESTLLGLPSSAEGVALLRDIFNAERFEPAPRMGYRALYRVALASL; this comes from the coding sequence ATGACCCTTCAAGTCCCTCCATCGTCCAGACACTCCTTCCGCTTCGGGCTGCCGCCGTCGCTGGGCAACGAAACGGCGCGGGAGCGCGCGGACCGGCTGGCGGCCTTCCTCCAGCGGGCGTTGGGCAAGCTGGTGGAGGTGAGCGTCGCGTCGAGCTACGAGACGCTCGCCAAGGATTTGCTCTCGGGCCGCGCGGACGCGGCCTGGGCGCCTCCCTTCGTCTGCGCGCGGATGGAGGCCATGGGCGTGAGGGTGGTGGTGCGCGGGGTGCGCCGGGGCATGTCGTCCTACCGCTCCGCGCTGGTGTGCCGCGCGGGGGCGGGGCTGACGCTGGACCGCCTCAAGGGCACCACGGCGGCGTGGGTGGACCGGGATTCGGTGGCGGGCTACCTGCTCCCCACCGCGTACCTGAAGGCGCAGGGCGTGGAGCCCGCGCGGGCCTTCTTCGCGCAGCACTTCACCAGCTCCTACCGGGGCGCGCTGGAGGCGGTGCTGGACGGCAAGGCGGATGTGGCCAGCGTCTTCTGCCCTCCGGCCTCCACCGGGCTGACGTACACGACGGGCGTGGAGGATGTGCTGGGGGCGGGCGCGGGTCGCCGCTTCGAGCTCATCGCGTACACGGACGAGGCGCCCAATGACGGCGTGCCCGTGGCCATGGGCCTGGCACCGCAACTGGTGACGGCGCTGGAGTCCACGCTGCTGGGACTCCCGTCCTCCGCGGAAGGGGTGGCGCTGCTGCGCGATATCTTCAACGCGGAGCGCTTCGAGCCCGCGCCGCGCATGGGCTACCGCGCGCTGTATCGCGTCGCGCTCGCGAGCCTGTAG
- a CDS encoding tellurite resistance TerB family protein — MAREQAMSARKERNAALVEVMLLAAMADGRVSQRELQTLLSRVLERPEFEGTRSEELNALVESSVVKLAEVRNLEDLLASLRRRLPDHKNRMLAFGLAAAVALADQRATKSELGLLKTFQAALGISEDEVAQIIDVIENGGSLAEALGEPLERLYAEVMVLVSAADGRLKEAEARALVESFAADPLFENVSPERAQSFVSEAVAALSAEGLPQRLHVLAHGLTTHAQRVKAFRLATKIAFASGEPSPAEQRILDMLQATFGLADDEVARLGREG, encoded by the coding sequence ATGGCTCGAGAGCAGGCAATGAGCGCACGCAAGGAACGCAACGCGGCGCTGGTGGAGGTGATGTTGCTGGCGGCCATGGCCGACGGCCGTGTCTCCCAGAGGGAGCTCCAGACGCTGCTCAGCCGCGTGTTGGAGCGGCCGGAGTTCGAGGGCACGCGCTCCGAGGAGCTCAACGCGCTGGTGGAATCCAGCGTGGTGAAGCTGGCGGAGGTCCGCAACCTGGAGGACCTGCTGGCGTCGCTGCGGCGCCGGCTGCCGGACCACAAGAACCGGATGCTGGCCTTCGGGCTGGCGGCGGCGGTGGCGCTGGCGGACCAGCGGGCGACCAAGAGCGAGCTGGGGCTGCTCAAGACGTTCCAGGCCGCGCTGGGCATCTCCGAGGACGAGGTGGCGCAAATCATCGACGTCATCGAGAACGGCGGCAGCCTGGCGGAGGCGCTGGGCGAGCCCCTGGAGCGGCTGTACGCGGAGGTCATGGTGCTGGTGAGCGCGGCGGACGGGCGGCTGAAGGAGGCCGAGGCCCGGGCGCTGGTGGAGAGCTTCGCGGCGGACCCCCTGTTCGAGAACGTCAGCCCGGAGCGCGCGCAGAGCTTCGTGAGCGAGGCGGTGGCGGCGCTGTCCGCCGAGGGGCTGCCCCAGCGGCTGCACGTGCTGGCCCATGGGCTGACGACCCACGCCCAGCGGGTGAAGGCCTTCCGGCTGGCCACGAAAATCGCCTTCGCGAGCGGGGAGCCCAGCCCGGCCGAGCAGCGCATCCTGGACATGCTGCAGGCGACTTTCGGTCTGGCCGACGACGAAGTGGCGCGGTTGGGCAGGGAGGGGTAG